The DNA sequence AGGGCGACCTGTCCCAGAAGATCACCGTCGACGCGCGGGGCGAGATCCTCGAGCTCAAGAGCACGATCAACACGATGGTGGACCAGCTGTCCTCCTTCGCGGACGAGGTCACCCGCGTGGCCCGCGAAGTGGGCACCGAGGGGCGGCTGGGCGGCCAGGCCGACGTCAAGGGCGTCTCCGGCACCTGGCGCGACCTCACCGACTCGGTGAACTTCATGGCGGGCAACCTGACCGACCAGGTCCGCAACATCGCCCAGGTCGCCACCGCGGTGGCGAAGGGCGACCTGTCGCAGAAGATCAACGTGACCGCCCGCGGCGAGGTCCTGGAGCTCAAGGACACGCTGAACACGATGGTGGATCAGCTGTCCGCGTTCGCGGACGAGGTCACCCGCGTGGCCCGCGAAGTCGGTACCGAGGGGCGGCTGGGCGGCCAGGCCGACGTCAAGGGCGTCTCCGGCACCTGGAAGGACCTCACGGAGTCGGTCAACGTCATGGCCGACAACCTCACCGCGCAGGTCCGCTCGATCGCCCAGGTCACGACCGCCGTCGCGCGCGGCGACCTGTCCCAGAAGATCCGCGTCGACGCCCGCGGCGAGATCCTCGAGCTCAAGGACACCATCAACACGATGGTGGACCAGCTGTCCGCGTTCGCGGACGAGGTCACCCGGGTGGCGCGCGAGGTCGGCACCGAGGGCAACCTCGGCGGCCAGGCGACCGTCCGCGGCGTGTCCGGGACGTGGAAGAACCTCACCGACAACGTCAACGTGATGGCGTCCAACCTGACCGGCCAGGTGCGCTCGATCGCCCAGGTCGCGACGGCGGTCGCGCGCGGTGACCTGTCCGGCAAGATCACCGTCGAGGCCAAGGGCGAGGTCGCGGCGCTGGCCGACGTCATCAACACGATGGTCGACACGCTCTCGGCGTTCGCGGACGAGGTCACCCGGGTGGCGCGCGAGGTCGGCACCGAGGGCATGCTCGGCGGCCAGGCGCGCGTGCCGAACGTGGCCGGCACTTGGAAGGACCTCACCGACAACGTCAACTCGATGGCGAACAACCTCACCGGGCAGGTCCGCAACATCGCCCAGGTGACCACCGCCGTCGCGCAGGGCGACCTGACCCGCAAGATCGACGTCGACGCCCGCGGCGAGATCCTCGAGCTCAAGACCACGATCAACACGATGGTCGACCAGCTCTCGGCGTTCGCCGCGGAGGTCACCCGCGTGGCCCGCGAGGTCGGCAGCGAGGGCCGCCTCGGCGGGCAGGCCGAGGTCGAGGGCGTGTCGGGCACCTGGAAGCGGCTGACCGAGAACGTCAACGAGCTGGCCGGGAACCTCACCCGGCAGGTCCGCGCGATCGCGGAGGTGACCAGCGCGGTCGCCGAGGGCGACCTGACCCGGTCGATCACCGTCGACGCCTCCGGCGAGGTCGCCGAGCTGAAGGACAACATCAACTCGATGGTGGAGTCGCTGCGCGAGACGACGCGGGCGAACCAGGAGCAGGACTGGCTGAAGTCCAACCTGGCCACGATCACCGGCCTGATGCAGGGCCGGCGCGACCTCGCCGTCGTCGCGGCCGCGGTGATGGACGAGCTGGTCCCGCTGGTCAACGCCCAGTACGGCGCGTTCTACCTGGCCGACGACACCGCCGAGGTCCCGGAGCTGCGGCTGGTCGGCGCCTACGGCCACCCGGACGGCGAGGGGCCGGTGGCCCGGTTCCGGATCGGCCAGTCGCTGGTCGGGCAGGCCGCCCGCAGCCGCCGCCCGATCGCGGTCGACGACGTCCCGCCGGGCTACGCCACCATTTCCTCCGGCCTGGGCAGCACCGTGCCGGCCAGCCTCTTCGTGCTGCCGATCGTGGTCGAGGACCAGGTGCTCGGCGTCATCGAGCTGGCGTCGGTGCACGGGTTCACCACGGTGCACCGCGGGTTCCTCGAACTGCTGATGGAGCAGATCGGCGTCAACGTCAACAGCATCGTCGCCAACGCCCGCACCGACGAGCTGCTCGGCGAGTCGCAGCGGCTGACCGCCGAGCTGCAGGCCCGCTCGGAGGAACTGCAGGCGCGGCAGGAAGAACTCCAGTCGTCCAACGCGGAGCTGGAGGAGAAGGCGGCGCTGCTGGTCACGCAGAACCGCGACATCGAGACGAAGAACCTGGAGATCGAGCAGGCCCGCCAGGAGCTGGAGGCCCGCGCCCAGCAGCTGACGCTGGCCTCGAAGTACAAGTCGGAGTTCCTGGCCAACATGAGCCACGAGCTGCGCACCCCGCTCAACAGCCTGCTCATCCTCGCCCAGCTGCTCGCGCAGAACCCGACCCGCAACCTCACCGCCAAGCAGGTCGAGTACGCCGGGATCATCCACTCCGCGGGGTCGGACCTGCTGCAGCTGATCAACGACATCCTCGACCTGTCGAAGGTCGAGGCCGGGAAGATGGACGTCACGCCGGAGCAGGTGTCGCTGCGCGGCCTGCTGGACTACGTCGAGGCGACGTTCCGGCCGATGACGTCCCAGCGCAACCTCGACTTCCGGATCACCGTCGCCCCCGGCTCGCCCGCCGAACTGCTCACCGACGACTCGCGCCTGCGGCAGGTGCTGCGCAACCTGCTGTCCAACGCGGTCAAGTTCACCGAGGTCGGCGGGATCGAGCTGCACATCGAGGCGGTCGACGTCGAAACCCTGCCGCGGCCGCTGCGCGCGCACGGGCCCGCCGTCGCCTTCCGGGTCACCGACACCGGCATCGGGATCGCCGAGCACCAGCTCGAATCGATCTTCGGCGCGTTCCAGCAGGCCGACGGCACCACCAGCCGCAAGTACGGCGGCACCGGGCTCGGCCTGTCGATCAGCCGCGAGATCGCCCAGCTGCTCGGCGGGTTCATCACCGCCGAGAGCACCCTGGGGGAGGGCAGCACGTTCACGTTCTCGCTGCCGGTCGCGCGCCCGGACTTCTCGGCGCTGCCCGCGGGCGAACACCCGAGTGCCGTCGTCTCGGCGGGTGACCCGGGCGCCGCGCTCACCACGTCGGCGCCGCGCGCGTACCGGCGGCTGCTGGTCGTGGAAGAGCGCCAGCACGGGCTGCTGACGCTGGTCGCCGAAAGCGCCGCCGCGGACCTCGCCGACAGCCGGGACATCGGCCTCTCGCCCGCCGACGTCGAGGTGGTGACGGCGGTCGGCACGCAGGAAGCGGCGGCCGCGC is a window from the Amycolatopsis sp. cg9 genome containing:
- a CDS encoding HAMP domain-containing protein: MVEGARPGTKGAVAGVGEAGEQELRRLLAGLTAVRDGDFGIRLPGGADGLLGEIATVFNGMADQLSLFTSEVTRVAREVGSEGQLGGQAKVPGVSGTWKDLTDSVNAMAGNLTTQVRDIAQVATAVAKGDLSQKIDVDARGEILELKDTVNTMVDQLSSFADEVTRVAREVGSEGRLGGQAQVPGVGGVWRDLTDSVNFMAGNLTDQVRNVAQVTTAVAKGDLSQKITVDARGEILELKSTINTMVDQLSSFADEVTRVAREVGTEGRLGGQADVKGVSGTWRDLTDSVNFMAGNLTDQVRNIAQVATAVAKGDLSQKINVTARGEVLELKDTLNTMVDQLSAFADEVTRVAREVGTEGRLGGQADVKGVSGTWKDLTESVNVMADNLTAQVRSIAQVTTAVARGDLSQKIRVDARGEILELKDTINTMVDQLSAFADEVTRVAREVGTEGNLGGQATVRGVSGTWKNLTDNVNVMASNLTGQVRSIAQVATAVARGDLSGKITVEAKGEVAALADVINTMVDTLSAFADEVTRVAREVGTEGMLGGQARVPNVAGTWKDLTDNVNSMANNLTGQVRNIAQVTTAVAQGDLTRKIDVDARGEILELKTTINTMVDQLSAFAAEVTRVAREVGSEGRLGGQAEVEGVSGTWKRLTENVNELAGNLTRQVRAIAEVTSAVAEGDLTRSITVDASGEVAELKDNINSMVESLRETTRANQEQDWLKSNLATITGLMQGRRDLAVVAAAVMDELVPLVNAQYGAFYLADDTAEVPELRLVGAYGHPDGEGPVARFRIGQSLVGQAARSRRPIAVDDVPPGYATISSGLGSTVPASLFVLPIVVEDQVLGVIELASVHGFTTVHRGFLELLMEQIGVNVNSIVANARTDELLGESQRLTAELQARSEELQARQEELQSSNAELEEKAALLVTQNRDIETKNLEIEQARQELEARAQQLTLASKYKSEFLANMSHELRTPLNSLLILAQLLAQNPTRNLTAKQVEYAGIIHSAGSDLLQLINDILDLSKVEAGKMDVTPEQVSLRGLLDYVEATFRPMTSQRNLDFRITVAPGSPAELLTDDSRLRQVLRNLLSNAVKFTEVGGIELHIEAVDVETLPRPLRAHGPAVAFRVTDTGIGIAEHQLESIFGAFQQADGTTSRKYGGTGLGLSISREIAQLLGGFITAESTLGEGSTFTFSLPVARPDFSALPAGEHPSAVVSAGDPGAALTTSAPRAYRRLLVVEERQHGLLTLVAESAAADLADSRDIGLSPADVEVVTAVGTQEAAAALATDAYHCVVLDLDLPDRTAFGFLDAMQGDSALRLVPVLAHNSRRLDTELEQLVQSRADVQSLEVLSGLDELRERIALHLSAEEPGAVLPLVRPDEPAAPVRAADVDATLSGRTVLIVDDDPRNVYALTGILELHGMQVLHAEDGRKGVETVAAHPGIDLILMDVMMPEMDGYTATAKIRAMPEHAAIPIVAVTAKAMPGDREKSLASGATDYVTKPVDADDLIARIKRHVTA